One window of Drosophila bipectinata strain 14024-0381.07 chromosome 4, DbipHiC1v2, whole genome shotgun sequence genomic DNA carries:
- the Arl4 gene encoding ADP-ribosylation factor-like protein 4C isoform X3: protein MGSTMVKPLVKNGNLLDVLPTQGTLHVVMLGLDSAGKSTALYRLKFDQYLNTVPTIGFNCEKVQGTIGKAKGVHFLVWDVGGQEKLRPLWRSYTRCTDGILFVIDSVDVERMEEAKMELMRTAKCPDNQSAILEKKHLSPETSCINQTGVTTQENTTDYILSLHYGVFHLFLWH, encoded by the exons ATGGGCTCAACAATGGTGAAACCGTTggtaaaaaatggaaatttgttGGATGTACTGCCTACTCAG GGTACTCTACATGTAGTTATGTTAGGATTGGATTCTGCGGGTAAATCAACAGCACTATACAGACTTAAATTTGATCAGTATTTGAACACAGTCCCAACTATTGGATTTAATTGCGAGAAG gtACAAGGAACTATTGGAAAAGCAAAAGGTGTGCATTTTCTAGTTTGGGATGTGGGAGGACAAGAAAAATTAAGACCACTTTGGCGAAGTTATACTCG ttGCACAGATGGCATTTTGTTCGTCATCGATTCCGTTGATGTAGAACGTATGGAAGAGGCAAAAATGGAATTAATGCGTACAGCAAAATGTCCGGATAATCAG tCGGCTATTTTGGAGAAGAAGCATCTGAGTCCTGAAACAAGCTGTATAAATCAGACAGGCGTCACCACTCAAGAAAACACTACCGATTACATTCTATCGctgcactatggggtttttcacctgtttttgtggcattaa
- the Arl4 gene encoding ADP-ribosylation factor-like protein 4A isoform X1, whose product MGSTMVKPLVKNGNLLDVLPTQGTLHVVMLGLDSAGKSTALYRLKFDQYLNTVPTIGFNCEKVQGTIGKAKGVHFLVWDVGGQEKLRPLWRSYTRCTDGILFVIDSVDVERMEEAKMELMRTAKCPDNQGVPVLILANKQDLPNACGAKELERLLGLNELSTTVPKKTMTSSSSSSSNLIGCSVSNQRNIQTPLSTEKNLQFSTPMVNIAPVLAQNIEGNSSINEVSCTPIIYSDSTRLDPYIQNDSNKRFCNQKYTAAFDNFQSKGWYIQPTCAITGEGLQEGLDALYDMILKRRKITKSYKKKR is encoded by the exons ATGGGCTCAACAATGGTGAAACCGTTggtaaaaaatggaaatttgttGGATGTACTGCCTACTCAG GGTACTCTACATGTAGTTATGTTAGGATTGGATTCTGCGGGTAAATCAACAGCACTATACAGACTTAAATTTGATCAGTATTTGAACACAGTCCCAACTATTGGATTTAATTGCGAGAAG gtACAAGGAACTATTGGAAAAGCAAAAGGTGTGCATTTTCTAGTTTGGGATGTGGGAGGACAAGAAAAATTAAGACCACTTTGGCGAAGTTATACTCG ttGCACAGATGGCATTTTGTTCGTCATCGATTCCGTTGATGTAGAACGTATGGAAGAGGCAAAAATGGAATTAATGCGTACAGCAAAATGTCCGGATAATCAG GGTGTTCCGGTACTGATATTAGCTAATAAGCAAGATTTGCCAAACGCTTGTGGGGCAAAAGAGCTCGAAAGACTTTTAGGACTAAATGAACTTTCTACTACAGTTCCAAAAAAAACGATGACGAGTTCCAGCTCTTCATCCAGCAATTTAATCGGATGCAGCGTCTCAAACCAAAGAAATATTCAGACTCCTTTATCAACAGAAAAAAATCTtcaattttcaacaccaaTGGTTAATATAGCGCCGGTTCTTGCTCAAAATATCGAAGGAAACTCATCGATAAACGAAGTCTCTTGTACACCTATTATCTATTCCGACTCAACTAGATTGGATCCATATATTCAAAATGACTCAAACAAGAGATtttgtaaccaaaaatataccGCTGCTTTTGATAACTTCCAATCGAAGGGTTGGTATATACAACCAACCTGTGCTATAACTGGTGAAGGCTTACAAGAAGGTTTGGACGCTTTATATGATATGATACTCAAACgtcgaaaaataacaaaatcttataaaaaaaaaaggtag
- the Arl4 gene encoding ADP-ribosylation factor-like protein 4A isoform X2, with amino-acid sequence MLGLDSAGKSTALYRLKFDQYLNTVPTIGFNCEKVQGTIGKAKGVHFLVWDVGGQEKLRPLWRSYTRCTDGILFVIDSVDVERMEEAKMELMRTAKCPDNQGVPVLILANKQDLPNACGAKELERLLGLNELSTTVPKKTMTSSSSSSSNLIGCSVSNQRNIQTPLSTEKNLQFSTPMVNIAPVLAQNIEGNSSINEVSCTPIIYSDSTRLDPYIQNDSNKRFCNQKYTAAFDNFQSKGWYIQPTCAITGEGLQEGLDALYDMILKRRKITKSYKKKR; translated from the exons ATGTTAGGATTGGATTCTGCGGGTAAATCAACAGCACTATACAGACTTAAATTTGATCAGTATTTGAACACAGTCCCAACTATTGGATTTAATTGCGAGAAG gtACAAGGAACTATTGGAAAAGCAAAAGGTGTGCATTTTCTAGTTTGGGATGTGGGAGGACAAGAAAAATTAAGACCACTTTGGCGAAGTTATACTCG ttGCACAGATGGCATTTTGTTCGTCATCGATTCCGTTGATGTAGAACGTATGGAAGAGGCAAAAATGGAATTAATGCGTACAGCAAAATGTCCGGATAATCAG GGTGTTCCGGTACTGATATTAGCTAATAAGCAAGATTTGCCAAACGCTTGTGGGGCAAAAGAGCTCGAAAGACTTTTAGGACTAAATGAACTTTCTACTACAGTTCCAAAAAAAACGATGACGAGTTCCAGCTCTTCATCCAGCAATTTAATCGGATGCAGCGTCTCAAACCAAAGAAATATTCAGACTCCTTTATCAACAGAAAAAAATCTtcaattttcaacaccaaTGGTTAATATAGCGCCGGTTCTTGCTCAAAATATCGAAGGAAACTCATCGATAAACGAAGTCTCTTGTACACCTATTATCTATTCCGACTCAACTAGATTGGATCCATATATTCAAAATGACTCAAACAAGAGATtttgtaaccaaaaatataccGCTGCTTTTGATAACTTCCAATCGAAGGGTTGGTATATACAACCAACCTGTGCTATAACTGGTGAAGGCTTACAAGAAGGTTTGGACGCTTTATATGATATGATACTCAAACgtcgaaaaataacaaaatcttataaaaaaaaaaggtag
- the Arl4 gene encoding ADP-ribosylation factor-like protein 4C isoform X5: MGSTMVKPLVKNGNLLDVLPTQGTLHVVMLGLDSAGKSTALYRLKFDQYLNTVPTIGFNCEKVQGTIGKAKGVHFLVWDVGGQEKLRPLWRSYTRCTDGILFVIDSVDVERMEEAKMELMRTAKCPDNQLLTA; encoded by the exons ATGGGCTCAACAATGGTGAAACCGTTggtaaaaaatggaaatttgttGGATGTACTGCCTACTCAG GGTACTCTACATGTAGTTATGTTAGGATTGGATTCTGCGGGTAAATCAACAGCACTATACAGACTTAAATTTGATCAGTATTTGAACACAGTCCCAACTATTGGATTTAATTGCGAGAAG gtACAAGGAACTATTGGAAAAGCAAAAGGTGTGCATTTTCTAGTTTGGGATGTGGGAGGACAAGAAAAATTAAGACCACTTTGGCGAAGTTATACTCG ttGCACAGATGGCATTTTGTTCGTCATCGATTCCGTTGATGTAGAACGTATGGAAGAGGCAAAAATGGAATTAATGCGTACAGCAAAATGTCCGGATAATCAG TTGCTtactgcctga